Part of the Cuniculiplasma divulgatum genome, AGGGGTTATTCTGCGGAATCAGGTTTGTTATATTAATATAGTCATCATAAACTTTCAGGCTCGGATGCATAATGTCCATAGCAAATGGCTCCGATGAATATGCGTTTAATGGACTGTATGGCTGGAATATGACGGCAAACAGAATTACCGAAGCCATAACAGCTATGGGCTTTTTCTGTGACCTGACAGTATTCCTCAACCTTTTAAAGTAATTATGGGCAGTTTCCCCCATATGCTCTTTCTCTTCTGAAACTCCAGTTCTTAAAACATCAATGAGTCCAAGAAAGATGAAGGGAGCAACTGCTGCTATGTACTGAAAATGATAAAACGCAGGATAATAGTACACACTGTAATTGTTAAAAAATGCAATAAAGAAGAACGGAAGTGTAAAAATCGTCCATTTTATTGATTTAAGAGGTATAAGAAGGAGTGGAGAGAAGATAAATACTACAAGAAGCACTTTATCATCTATATTTTTTAAAAAGAGACCCAGTATGTTACCACTTTTTAGATGGAAATATCCATCAAAATATCCATGCTGGTAGATGTAATATGGTGAGTAAAATATGAGAAAGTATGAAACCACCAGCATTGAACTGAAAATTATTAAACTGGCGATTGAGTATTTTAAAAGGGGATCCATATCCTTTTTTTCCATCTTGTTGCGTTTGAGGTATGTTTCAATCAGAATCATTAACATTAGAAGGGCTGGAAAAACCAAATATGGAAATCTCACTATTCCTGATAAGAAAAAGAAAATGGTGGAAGAAATATATTTTCCTCTCAGGAACTGGTAATAACCCAGTAGAAAGAAAAGAATAAAGAACGCCTGAAAGTGGAAGTTGAAATAATTAAGGCCAGCAAGTGGAAAATATAGAAGATAGGATATGCCAATTATCATGGACGCAAACTGGTTTATGGATTTTCTCCTTGCGATCTTGTAGAGGATTAATGATGGGAGACCTAAAAAAATTTCCTGAATAATAAGCATCCCCGTGATCCCGTCAATAAGGATTAGTGGACTGAATATAATTCTAAGGAGAGAGAAACCACTCATATACATAATGTACTGGGCATAATGATAATGGATTATGGAATTCATTGTCAGAGAAATAATCCCTGAGTCAAAGACAAACTGCTGAAAATTAAACTGCTGTAGTATGTCGATGAGAGACCAGAAAAAGATATACACTATCAAGGCACAGATAACGAAGAATTCATAAGTTTCTACTCTGTAGAGATAGGCCCAAATTGCCGATCCTGTTCTCCTGAAATAATGCATCTTTTTAATTCCTCTTGCACATATCACTATATTATTTAAATTTTGAAAAAACGTTAATAAAGAAAAAATAGGAAAATTACTGCGTCTTGCCTTAATGAAATGTTTTTTTCACACATTATAGAATTAGGAGAAATCCACCTATTCCAGAAAGTATTGGTCCTATTACAAATCCTCCACCAAGGAAAAGTATGATTATGCTTAGCACTATTATGAGGACGCCATTCTCAAATTTACCCCTCCTTCTATGTTTGTGACCAGCGTTATATATAATTACTGCGAGTACTATCCAAATAATCGGAATAATGGCAAGCACAAGTGAACCACCTATGATGGCGAGCCCAGCAGGATTAAAGAATATCAAAGATGCTACTCCTCCTATGCCTGCTATAAAAATTGCCAGCAGTACAAGAATGCCAGAAATCACTGTTAATACTGCACCTAATGTGGTGAGGAAATACCTTAGGTTTGCCTGAGATGTCATAATAGGACGATACCCTTTCTTTATATAGATATTTGTATATTTGTAGATTAATTTCTCATAAAGCTAAACTACTAAAAAAATAGTGCGAATAATCGTTATTCCCTTATGCCACAAATAATTTTCAAAAAAACTATGGCATCTGAAACGTATTCTGATCCGTACTTTAGTTCCAACACTTGAAGTTCTGAATTTGTGGTAATTTTACCGTATTGATTCAACCTGGCGAAGTAAAATAATATTGACCCCCACTTAACTTCTTCCTCTTTCTTTGGTGAAAAAAGATACATTTCTATCTCTACCTCCTCAAATTCACATTTAATTAATCTTTCCAGAAATGAGAATGGAAATTTGCTACCTTCAATATTATGTTTTACACTGATGTCCGGTTCATTATGTTTTATTATTTTATCTCTTAAATAGTCCATATAGTATGCAAAACTATCGGTATTCTTGACTAACAACCCGATCTCCAGAACAAAGTAACCTAAATTATTATTCACTACCCCTTCCATTACGAATAAAATGTCCTTATTCTGAAAATGATCAATGTTATATTTTATCACTCCTATTAAGTCCTCTGGATTACTGGATTTAATAAAAGAGTCAACCGCTGGTTCAATGCACTCAATCGGTATCCTTGTTCTGTCATCATAAAGTTTGGCTATTTCTTTATACTCTTTAAGTTCATAAAGAGTAGTTGTTAATCTGCTAAGGTACCATTCGTTTTGATTTAATGATAATGCTTTTCTGAAATATGAAATAGACTCTTTCCTTCTTGCAGAATTGTAACTGATTTCTCCCATGGAAAGGTAAAGCAAATCTTCATGAGGCCATTCCAAAATAGCGTTTTTGCATAATTCCTCAGCCTTTTCATAAAAACTGTTTTCAATCAGAAATTCTATTTCAACAAGAATTTCAGTGAAAGTTCCTTTAATTTCCATAAATCCCTTACGATTTATTTCTTTTTCAGCCTCTTCCCTCTTTTTTGCCTTCATCAGTCTGCGTATCTTCTCCATTCTGAGAAGATTTGATTCTGGATTGAATCTAATTGCTATATCCAGTTCTTTAATGGATTGTTTTTCCATATTTTGATACTGGAAATACCTTGATAGGATGAAATGCGCATTCCATGATGACGGTAAAATTGATATGGATTTCATCGCCATTCTGTAGGCCTCATCTGGCTTCCCCATTCTAAGGAATATATCTGCCATTAGATCTAATGCTTCAGTATTCTTACTATTAATTTTGAATACCTCATCCAATGTTTCCATGCACTCCCGGTAAAATGAAAACTGATGAAGCAATCTTGCCTTTAGCATAAGGGACTTTGTGTTATCAGGGTTTAATTCCACGCTTTTCTTGGCCCATATTAGAGCTTCTCCCTTGTTTCCAGAACTGTTCAGAAGTATGGATTTAAGATAAACTGCTTCAGGATCCGAATGAGTTACATTCAGAATATCATCTACAATTCTTAACGCATCATTAAAATAACCATTTTCAATTAGCCTAACTGCAAGGGCTTTCTTTTCCTCAATAGGGTCATAAATTCTTTGCATTTACCTGTACAGGATGATTAAAACCTCTCATATTGATATTTGCATTTACCTGAATGTTCACCTAACAATGCGAATGTACCAAACTTTGATAGAGTAGATTTGCTATGAAAAATAAGAAAGATATAGTAAATAAGTAAATTCTCTTCTTCCAACAAATACTAAAGTGAATCTTTTGAACCTTTAGTTCCTTGTACCACAACCACTTTAAATATGAAATGAATGATTGATTATGGAAAAAAAATACATAGCGGCAATTGTGGCTGTTATAATAATAGCTGCCGGGCTGACAGGACTGGTATATTACCAGGCTTCAGAAGCTGCAGCGAATGACGGCCATGTTGCAATGAAAGTGGCAGATTCACCAAACCTTGGTGTTTCGGGAGTGTTCATGACATTTAGTAAGGTATCGTTGCACAGCAATGTTTCTGGATGGACAAATTACAGTGTGAAATCACAGACTATAGATATACTTGGTCTGACCACTACAAATGCATCGTTGCTGACAAATATCACACTTAAGGCTGGAACATATACAATGATAAGGCTGTATATAACCAATGTTTCAGTGGACATACTGGGATTGAGTGTTAATTTCACGCTTCATGCTCCATTTGCATTCATAAACCACCCATTCAAGGTTAGCGCCCACGGAAACATGAATGTGATAATTGACTTCAACCTGACACAGGATCTGAGCCTTAACGCGAAGGTATTCACTCCTAATGTTGGTGTGGTTGTCAACTAAAACAATTTTTATTTTTTATTAATAGTAAAAATAATAGTAAAAAACTTATTTCAAAAATTATTTCTCTTTTATTCACACGATTTGAATCTTATACTAAAAAAATTATTTGAAACTGCTTTTAAGATATCAAAAAGGATTGGTTTAGGCGTATATGAATTCTACGCTTGATATTTTATCAATTCTTTCCATATCCTCTTTTGACAGCTTTACGGAATCTGCACCCATATTTGATTCAACCTGTGATTTGTTCTTGGCTCCAGGTATTATAAGGCAGTTCTTGTGAAGTAAGTATGCGAGAGATAGCTGTGCCATAGAGCATTTCTTTTCCTTTGCCATCTTTCCCAGTTCATCCAACACTGGCTTCATTATCTTCCTGTTCTTCGGGTTGTTAAAAAGCTCATCACCCTTACGGATATTATCCTGAGGTATCTCACCACTGTTATACTTTCCTGTGAGCAGACCTTTTGCAAGGGGGCTGTATGGAATTAGTGTTATATTTTTCTCCTTCATGTAGGGTATGAGCTCCCTTTCTATGTTTCTCTCCAGAATACTGTATTCCATCTGGTTAGATACAATTGAATAATCCTTCATACTGTCTACCGCATCCTTGAGAACAGGTTTTGAAAGGTTACAGACACCAATCTGATCAATGTATCCTTCGTTCTTCAGCTTCTCCATGGAATGCATTATCTCTGACACGGGAACATAGGGCTCATACCAGTGTAGTTGATATAGATCAATTTTTTCTATACCCAGTCTTTCAAGACTCCCCTTCACACTTCTCTCCATTGTCCTGTAATTCTTCACATGTGGGGGATTAACCTTCGTTGCAACTATATATCTGTTTTTTGGAATTTCAGATAGTGCCTGTTTTATGAGTTCCTCTGAGTGACCCATTCCATATATTTCTGCAGTGTCTAGATAGTTCCCACCATTCTCAACATAAAACTTTATGGCCTCAATAATATCCTTATCTCCATAATCTTCTCCCCATCCTCTCAGTCCAGCCTGCCAGCAGCCAAGACCAACTCTAGTTGCCTGTAGCTTGCTGTTTCCAATATTTATTTTTTGCATTTTACCCCATCGTGATACATGTTTTTTAAATTATCGTTATGAAAAAAAGGTTTAATTATGAAAATGTTTGGAAATAACCTACTCAAGATTATAAATAGTTCCTTCACCATCAATATGAATGTTACATGCGGCAGGTTCCTTTGGTAATCCTGGCATTGTCATTATGTCACCAGAATACACCACAATAAAACCTGCCCCTGAACTCACTGATGCTGAGGTAACCCTTAGAATATTGTCATCATTCTCAAGAGGATTCCCACTTAGTGAATACTGGCTTTTTGCCATGCAGATTGGTAATCCTGCGTAACCATTCTTTTCCATTCTTCTAATATCTGAAAGAGCCTTTTTGGAGAATTCAACCCTGTTTACACCATATATGTTCAATCCAATAGATTCAATTTTCTCTCTTATTCCATCATCGAAATTGTAGGTATATTTGATATTATCCGTCGTCTTCTCACATTTCTCTAAAACAGTCTTTGCCAGGGATAGGGCACCATCGCCACCCTTCATAAAAACTTCAGATAACTGATACTCCATATTGTTCTTTTTCAGCATCCCGTCAAGGAACTGAATTTCTTCCTCGGTATCATTAGAGAATTTATTGATTGCCACAACAGGATGAAAACCAAATCTGGTCAAATTATCATAGTGACGTTTCAGATTATTGAATCCACTGGCAATACCATTTTTATCCTCGCTTCCACCAAGAAGTTTCATTGCCCTGATTGTTGCAACGATAACAACAGCGGATATTTTCAAATTGCCTATTCTTGAAACCATATTAATGAATTTCTCAGCACCAAGATCAGATCCGAAACCCGCTTCAGTTATGACGTAATCACTGTATTTCATCGCCATTTTTGCTGCCAGGATACTTGAGGTTCCATGTGCTATATTTCCAAATGGACCTGTGTGAATGAACGCAGGTACGCCTTCAGTGGTCTGAACAATATTTGGTTTAATTGCGTCAGAGAGAATGGCTGCCATTGCACCCTCAGCTTTCAGATCACCAGAATAGACAGGTTTTCCATTTATGTCGTAACCAATAAGAATTTTTGAAAGTCTTCTTACAAGATCATCATAATCCATGGAAAATCCCATAATTGCCATTATCTCTGAGGCTGGTGTTATAACGAAACTGTCCCTAGTGAGTGGCCCATTTTCCTTACCACCGGCATTAAGTATCATGTCCCTCAGTGATCTATCATTCATGTCTATTGTTCGTGGGAAAGTTATCTTCTCCGGATCGATTTTTAACTGGTTCCCATGGTAAATGTGATTTTGTATCATTGAGGAAAGAAGATTATGGGCACCTGTTATTGCGGGAAAATCCCCTGTAAAAAGAAGATTGATTTTGTCAGATGGTTCAACTTTAGATTTTCCACCACCGGTTGCTCCTCCCTTTACTCCAAAACATGGTCCCATTGATGGTTCTCTTATACTAATTGAAACATTTTTGCCAAGTTTTTTAAATGCCTGTGATAGACCGATGGTGTTTGTGGTCTTTCCCTCACCGTACTTTGTTGGTGTCATTGCTGTAACTAAAATGAGCTTTCCATTCTTATTTCCCTTATCCAGTGCCTTAAGGCTAATTTTTGCCATGTATTTTCCATAATTATCTATGTATTCCCTATCAATTCCAAGGTTTGCTGCAATATCCATTATATTTTCCATACCTATCATATAAGCATGCTCACTAAAATTATAAATATACCCTGACTATAAATTGCGTCCATGATTCCAGAGAAGTAAGTATACTTCTTAACTCATTTTCGTAATGATTTCGGCATCAGATTCATCCTTTTTCTTCAGTATTTTTCCTGAGAAAATAAGAAGCAAAATACTTACTGCAAAAATACCGGCTGCAAGAATCTGCCAGATTGTTGAATACTCATGGGTATAGTCACTTATGTACCCAGAAAATGGTGTTCCCAGGATTGTTCCAAAGGAGATAATGAGCAACCCAAGACCACTGTAAAGACCGATCTTTCCCCTTGGTGCTATCTCCGAGATTACGGTTATGTATACACCATTCCATCCTATGGCAGTTAGCCCCAGAACGAATGACATCCCTATGGCCAGATAAAAATTTAGGGTAAGAAAAGAGTAAATAAAGAAAAACAGAGAAGAGAGGATCATCACCATTATGAGAGAAAGAATCCTTCTGTTTGGAAACAGTCGATTACTAAGGGAAGCCCATAATATTCTTCCTATGAATGATCCAATGAGGATACTTGCAAGCAGTATCTCCGCGGTGAATAACTTGAACCCTATGGAACTTGTAAATAGAACAGAATAGGTAAGAAGTGACTGCT contains:
- a CDS encoding DUF2079 domain-containing protein, producing MHYFRRTGSAIWAYLYRVETYEFFVICALIVYIFFWSLIDILQQFNFQQFVFDSGIISLTMNSIIHYHYAQYIMYMSGFSLLRIIFSPLILIDGITGMLIIQEIFLGLPSLILYKIARRKSINQFASMIIGISYLLYFPLAGLNYFNFHFQAFFILFFLLGYYQFLRGKYISSTIFFFLSGIVRFPYLVFPALLMLMILIETYLKRNKMEKKDMDPLLKYSIASLIIFSSMLVVSYFLIFYSPYYIYQHGYFDGYFHLKSGNILGLFLKNIDDKVLLVVFIFSPLLLIPLKSIKWTIFTLPFFFIAFFNNYSVYYYPAFYHFQYIAAVAPFIFLGLIDVLRTGVSEEKEHMGETAHNYFKRLRNTVRSQKKPIAVMASVILFAVIFQPYSPLNAYSSEPFAMDIMHPSLKVYDDYINITNLIPQNNPYVIYQNNLPYVDVHDPSLSCLGAFQSLSGYNSNLSYRLQNLTETQNVEYALAYDINCFNTGSSLDMCQAMNVLYSRGNYGIEAFQDGFILLAKNYNHTPVYFTPISLINNFTAISHKHNGSMINLYPQVMIPGLYYLNITFPNGTIPYNLHNINVTARSVKETTNVTYSGVHILNGISILHLQFRIDSFFDVPLVELSLPESYYGHTMYVSMLGPTP
- a CDS encoding tetratricopeptide repeat protein, with translation MQRIYDPIEEKKALAVRLIENGYFNDALRIVDDILNVTHSDPEAVYLKSILLNSSGNKGEALIWAKKSVELNPDNTKSLMLKARLLHQFSFYRECMETLDEVFKINSKNTEALDLMADIFLRMGKPDEAYRMAMKSISILPSSWNAHFILSRYFQYQNMEKQSIKELDIAIRFNPESNLLRMEKIRRLMKAKKREEAEKEINRKGFMEIKGTFTEILVEIEFLIENSFYEKAEELCKNAILEWPHEDLLYLSMGEISYNSARRKESISYFRKALSLNQNEWYLSRLTTTLYELKEYKEIAKLYDDRTRIPIECIEPAVDSFIKSSNPEDLIGVIKYNIDHFQNKDILFVMEGVVNNNLGYFVLEIGLLVKNTDSFAYYMDYLRDKIIKHNEPDISVKHNIEGSKFPFSFLERLIKCEFEEVEIEMYLFSPKKEEEVKWGSILFYFARLNQYGKITTNSELQVLELKYGSEYVSDAIVFLKIICGIRE
- a CDS encoding DUF4382 domain-containing protein, whose amino-acid sequence is MEKKYIAAIVAVIIIAAGLTGLVYYQASEAAANDGHVAMKVADSPNLGVSGVFMTFSKVSLHSNVSGWTNYSVKSQTIDILGLTTTNASLLTNITLKAGTYTMIRLYITNVSVDILGLSVNFTLHAPFAFINHPFKVSAHGNMNVIIDFNLTQDLSLNAKVFTPNVGVVVN
- a CDS encoding aldo/keto reductase; this translates as MQKINIGNSKLQATRVGLGCWQAGLRGWGEDYGDKDIIEAIKFYVENGGNYLDTAEIYGMGHSEELIKQALSEIPKNRYIVATKVNPPHVKNYRTMERSVKGSLERLGIEKIDLYQLHWYEPYVPVSEIMHSMEKLKNEGYIDQIGVCNLSKPVLKDAVDSMKDYSIVSNQMEYSILERNIERELIPYMKEKNITLIPYSPLAKGLLTGKYNSGEIPQDNIRKGDELFNNPKNRKIMKPVLDELGKMAKEKKCSMAQLSLAYLLHKNCLIIPGAKNKSQVESNMGADSVKLSKEDMERIDKISSVEFIYA
- a CDS encoding formate--tetrahydrofolate ligase; this encodes MENIMDIAANLGIDREYIDNYGKYMAKISLKALDKGNKNGKLILVTAMTPTKYGEGKTTNTIGLSQAFKKLGKNVSISIREPSMGPCFGVKGGATGGGKSKVEPSDKINLLFTGDFPAITGAHNLLSSMIQNHIYHGNQLKIDPEKITFPRTIDMNDRSLRDMILNAGGKENGPLTRDSFVITPASEIMAIMGFSMDYDDLVRRLSKILIGYDINGKPVYSGDLKAEGAMAAILSDAIKPNIVQTTEGVPAFIHTGPFGNIAHGTSSILAAKMAMKYSDYVITEAGFGSDLGAEKFINMVSRIGNLKISAVVIVATIRAMKLLGGSEDKNGIASGFNNLKRHYDNLTRFGFHPVVAINKFSNDTEEEIQFLDGMLKKNNMEYQLSEVFMKGGDGALSLAKTVLEKCEKTTDNIKYTYNFDDGIREKIESIGLNIYGVNRVEFSKKALSDIRRMEKNGYAGLPICMAKSQYSLSGNPLENDDNILRVTSASVSSGAGFIVVYSGDIMTMPGLPKEPAACNIHIDGEGTIYNLE